In the Ramlibacter tataouinensis TTB310 genome, one interval contains:
- a CDS encoding DUF2946 family protein: MDDIVRQAMAKWPNVPHCYGWLGLDARGNWYMRDDRAQAAGPFPQAKGSLLRHEKLIEFIHRNYDRDAQGQWFFQNGPQRVYVELEATPLVWRLHTGFSVAAHTGRPARARAAFLDQQGRLYLDTDIGFGLVHSLDMDLAADAVEQGVWVPQEQPAEEMPARFGYVPSPAAGRVARPA, translated from the coding sequence ATGGATGACATCGTCCGCCAGGCCATGGCCAAGTGGCCCAACGTCCCGCACTGCTACGGCTGGCTGGGCCTGGACGCGCGCGGCAACTGGTACATGCGGGACGACCGCGCGCAGGCGGCCGGGCCTTTTCCGCAAGCCAAGGGCTCGCTGCTGCGGCACGAGAAGCTGATCGAGTTCATCCACCGCAACTACGACCGCGACGCCCAGGGCCAGTGGTTCTTCCAGAACGGGCCGCAGCGGGTGTACGTGGAGCTGGAGGCGACGCCGCTGGTCTGGCGGCTGCACACGGGTTTCTCGGTGGCCGCCCACACCGGCCGTCCCGCCCGGGCCCGGGCGGCTTTCCTCGACCAGCAGGGCCGGCTCTACCTGGACACCGACATCGGCTTCGGCCTGGTGCACAGCCTGGACATGGACCTGGCCGCCGACGCCGTCGAGCAAGGGGTGTGGGTGCCGCAGGAGCAGCCCGCCGAAGAGATGCCGGCCCGCTTCGGCTATGTGCCGAGTCCGGCGGCCGGCCGCGTTGCACGGCCAGCCTGA